The following are encoded together in the Malaya genurostris strain Urasoe2022 chromosome 3, Malgen_1.1, whole genome shotgun sequence genome:
- the LOC131434039 gene encoding uncharacterized protein LOC131434039, protein MVRDYIATEDCGVSSKILLESDSDKRANMLLEQTTVRIGNRFTTGLLWRHDYVELPDSYMMAIRRLECLERRMHRNETLKENIHRQIAEYQQKGYAHCASTEELESADPRRIWYLPLGAVTNPNKPGKVRLIWDARVNGISLNSVLLSGPDLLTPLPSVLFRFRQYSVAISSDIKEMFHQLRINDRDKHSQRFLWRESSDKEPKVFLMDVATFGATCSPTSAQFVKNKKALEFTDKFPRAVQGIIQNHYVDDYLDSFETVDEAKSVAETVQLIHSKEGFTIHNWISNSKSVLDHLGEVSNADIKHLTSGKGHIAERVLGMLWLPESDELGFSTSFTDRVRTAMKTCDRPTKRMVLKTVMSLFDPLAFLATFLVHGKILLQDIWRTGIKWDDSVNDKHFERWLRWIDLIKQVSSFRIPRCYFHDASAMLYDSLQAHVFVDASEAAYSAALYFRIRRSDGSFQCSLVAAKTKVAPLKHGTIPRLELMAALLGARLLSFVVENHTISVRKRFLWTDSATVLSWICSDHRTYRQFVACRVGEISSVTNESEWRWVPSKFNVADEATKWGKGPCFDAGCRWYVGPDFLCLPEDDWPKQPTTVATKEEIRPCLIHQETLPTTLIHFDRFSSWNRLSRSSAYLVRAITFWKRKKIGVAGTRRLALSQEEIREGETLIWKLVQREVYADELVLLSRNELLPEKERMGLLRSSNLYTLSPKLGQDGLIRLDGRIGATELASSNAEHDALTTNHFLLGSSNGLKQPVSTTTDKYSIRNSWDLIQRNLDCFWTRWIREYLPTLTKRTKWFDEVRPVQPGDLVVIIDEARRNSWIRGRVLEAIASSDGRVRQVLVQTSSGIFRRPVSKLAVLDVGEVGKDESSTHPYGRGYVAAETTRLATRLSEKTNTDISDSKEEVTSSKQ, encoded by the exons ATGGTGCGGGACTACATTGCGACAGAGGACTGTGGTGTAAGTTCAAAAATACTTTTGGAATCCGATAGCGATAAGCGAGCCAACATGTTGCTCGAGCAAACGACCGTTCGAATCGGCAACCGTTTCACGACTGGGTTGCTATGGAGACACGATTACGTAGAGCTACCGGACAGTTATATGATGGCAATTCGACGACTGGAATGTTTGGAACGTCGTATGCACCGTAATGAAACGTTAAAGGAAAATATTCATCGTCAAATCGCTGAGTAccaacaaaaaggttacgctcaTTGTGCTTCGACTGAAGAGTTGGAATCCGCGGATCCAAGGCGTATCTGGTACCTTCCTCTCGGCGCGGTTACTAACCCCAACAAACCGGGAAAAGTAAGGTTAATATGGGACGCTAGAGTAAACGGTATTTCTTTAAACTCCGTCCTTCTATCGGGACCCGATCTTTTGACACCCCTGCCGTCAGTCTTGtttcgatttcggcaatattcggTGGCGATCTCGAGTGACATCAAGGAGATGTTCCATCAGCTTCGGATTAATGATCGTGACAAGCACTCCCAACGTTTCTTATGGCGCGAAAGCTCAGATAAAGAGCCAAAAGTATTTCTGATGGATGTCGCCACCTTCGGGGCTACTTGCTCGCCGACATCTGCGCAATttgtcaaaaacaaaaaagcgcTTGAGTTCACTGACAAATTCCCACGAGCAGTACAAGGTATCATTCAAAACCACTACGTGGATGATTACCTTGACAGTTTTGAAACGGTCGATGAGGCAAAATCTGTCGCTGAAACAGTGCAACTGATCCATTCAAAAGAAGGGTTTACCATCCATAATTGGATCTCTAATAGCAAATCTGTACTAGACCACCTCGGTGAGGTTTCGAACGCAGATATTAAACACCTGACATCGGGAAAAGGCCACATTGCTGAACGTGTTCTAGGTATGCTGTGGCTTCCAGAGAGTGATGAACTTGGCTTTTCTACTTCGTTCACTGATCGTGTTAGAACCGCAATGAAAACGTGTGATAGGCCGACAAAAAGGATGGTGTTGAAAACAGTAATGAGCCTTTTTGATCCTTTGGCATTTCTGGCTACCTTTTTGGTCCACGGGAAAATTCTTTTGCAAGATATATGGCGCACTGGAATAAAATGGGACGATTCGGTCAACGATAAACATTTCGAACGCTGGTTACGTTGGATAGATTTAATCAAACAAGTGAGTAGCTTCAGAATTCCTCGATGCTACTTTCACGACGCCAGTGCAATGCTGTACGACTCGTTGCAAGCACACGTGTTCGTGGATGCGAGTGAAGCTGCATACTCAGCTGCACTGTACTTTCGGATCAGACGTTCAGATGGAAGCTTTCAATGCAGTTTGGTGGCTGCGAAAACCAAGGTCGCTCCGCTAAAACACGGTACAATCCCACGGTTAGAATTAATGGCTGCCTTGTTGGGTGCACGTTTGCTGTCATTTGTCGTCGAAAACCATACAATTTCGGTTCGCAAACGGTTTTTATGGACCGATTCTGCTACGGTATTATCGTGGATATGTTCCGATCATCGCACCTATCGACAGTTCGTAGCCTGCCGCGTAGGAGAGATTTCATCAGTTACTAATGAAAGCGAATGGAGATGGGTGCCGAGTAAATTCAACGTCGCTGATGAAGCTACTAAGTGGGGTAAGGGACCCTGCTTCGACGCAGGTTGTCGTTGGTACGTAGGACCTGATTTTCTATGTTTGCCCGAAGATGACTGGCCAAAACAACCTACAACAGTCGCTacaaaagaagaaattcgtcCGTGTCTTATCCATCAAGAGACTCTGCCAACAACTTTAATTCATTTCGACCGCTTCTCAAGCTGGAATCGCCTTTCGCGATCGTCAGCCTATTTGGTGAGAGCAATTACCTTTTGGAAGCGGAAGAAAATTGGAGTCGCTGGCACAAGACGGTTAGCGCTGAGTCAAGAGGAGATACGAGAAGGGGAAACATTGATTTGGAAACTAGTTCAAAGAGAAGTATACGCCGATGAACTGGTACTTCTGTCCAGAAACGAACTTCTCCCTGAAAAGGAACGAATGGGACTCCTGCGATCGAGCAACCTGTACACGCTGTCACCGAAATTGGGACAAGATGGCCTAATACGCTTGGATGGGCGTATAGGAGCAACTGAATTAGCATCTTCGAAT GCGGAACATGATGCATTGACCACTAACCATTTCCTCCTCGGCAGTTCGAATGGCCTTAAGCAACCAGTTTCTACGACCACAGACAAATACTCCATTCGAAACTCTTGGGATTTGATTCAAAGAAATCTGGATTGTTTTTGGACCCGCTGGATACGTGAATATCTTCCGACGCTAACAAAGCGTACGAAATGGTTTGATGAGGTTCGGCCCGTTCAACCAGGTGATTTGGTGGTGATCATTGATGAGGCGCGTAGAAATAGTTGGATTCGTGGGCGTGTACTGGAAGCGATTGCTAGTTCAGATGGTCGAGTCCGTCAGGTACTAGTTCAAACGTCTTCGGGAATATTCCGTCGACCAGTGTCGAAGCTCGCCGTGTTAGACGTTGGCGAAGTTGGTAAAGATGAGTCATCCACCCATCCTTACGGGAGGGGGTATGTTGCCGCGGAGACAACACGATTGGCAACACGGCTGAGTGAGAAAACGAACACTGACATTTCGGACAGCAAGGAGGAAGTGACTTCGAGCAAGCAGTGA